In the Pseudomonas orientalis genome, one interval contains:
- a CDS encoding DNA topoisomerase III has translation MQLYLCEKPSQAKDIAAVLGASRRGDGCWLGNGITVTWCIGHLLETAPPDAYDAKYKRWVLADLPIVPEKWKMQVKPKTASQFKVVKRLLGEATELVIATDADREGEMIARELVEHCSYRGPIQRLWLSALDDASIRKALAALKPGAHTFNLYHSALGRSRADWLIGMNMSRLFTLLGRQSGYQGVLPVGRVQTPTLRLVVDRDRSIADFIPVAYWAIDVDLRHESMTFTAQWRAADDACDDQGRCLNPQLAQAAADAMSHAAGARLVKLRTERMREVAPLPFDLGTLQEICSKKLGLGAQETLDIAQSLYETHKVITYPRSDCGYLPLSQHSEAPKILAALGRADAAVGELMQHIDPQRRSRAWNDAKVSAHHGIIPTGAGKDVGQLTGKHRAVYTLIRARYLAQFLPNHEYDRTQADFDCAGQALRAVGKVVIEPGWKRALPEALAPAKGREAPAPQALPMLVQGQDCAVAKVNLKDLWTQPPKPFTEGDLIKAMKNVAKLVQDPLLKQKLKDTTGIGTEATRAGIIQGLLDRGYLVKNGKALSATPAAFSLIDAVPRAIADPGTTAIWEQALDMVQSGEMSLEEFVAKQAAWMSKQVARCNGMRMTITASASPASKGAAAWKNKRKSAPRKTAASPKRAKKPANAG, from the coding sequence ATGCAGCTGTACCTCTGTGAAAAACCCTCCCAGGCCAAGGACATCGCGGCCGTGCTCGGCGCCAGTCGCCGGGGCGATGGCTGCTGGCTGGGCAATGGAATCACAGTCACCTGGTGCATCGGCCACCTGCTGGAAACCGCCCCGCCTGACGCGTATGACGCCAAATACAAGCGCTGGGTGCTGGCCGACCTGCCGATCGTCCCGGAAAAATGGAAGATGCAGGTCAAGCCCAAAACCGCCAGCCAGTTCAAGGTGGTCAAGCGCCTGCTGGGGGAAGCCACGGAACTGGTGATCGCGACCGATGCCGACCGCGAGGGTGAAATGATCGCCCGTGAGCTGGTGGAACATTGCAGCTATCGCGGGCCGATCCAGCGGCTGTGGTTGTCGGCGCTCGATGATGCCTCCATCCGCAAGGCCCTGGCCGCACTCAAGCCCGGCGCACACACCTTCAACCTGTACCACTCGGCCCTGGGCCGTTCCCGCGCCGACTGGCTGATCGGCATGAACATGAGCCGCCTGTTTACATTGCTCGGGCGGCAATCCGGCTATCAGGGCGTATTGCCGGTAGGCCGCGTGCAAACGCCCACCCTGCGCCTGGTGGTCGACCGTGACCGCAGCATCGCCGATTTCATCCCCGTGGCGTATTGGGCCATCGATGTGGACCTGCGCCACGAAAGCATGACCTTCACCGCCCAATGGCGCGCCGCCGACGATGCCTGCGATGACCAGGGCCGTTGCCTCAACCCGCAACTGGCCCAGGCCGCTGCCGACGCCATGAGCCACGCGGCCGGCGCGCGACTGGTGAAGCTGCGCACCGAACGCATGCGCGAGGTCGCGCCCCTGCCCTTCGACCTCGGCACCCTGCAGGAAATATGCTCCAAAAAGCTCGGCCTCGGCGCCCAGGAAACCCTGGATATTGCCCAATCGCTCTACGAAACCCACAAGGTCATCACCTACCCGCGTAGCGATTGTGGCTACTTGCCGTTGAGTCAGCACAGCGAAGCGCCAAAGATTCTCGCCGCGCTGGGCCGAGCGGATGCAGCGGTGGGTGAGCTGATGCAGCATATCGATCCCCAGCGCCGCTCACGCGCCTGGAACGACGCCAAGGTCAGCGCCCACCACGGCATCATCCCCACCGGGGCCGGCAAGGACGTCGGGCAACTCACCGGAAAACACCGCGCGGTCTATACGCTGATACGCGCGCGTTACCTCGCGCAGTTCCTGCCCAACCATGAATACGACCGCACCCAGGCGGACTTCGACTGTGCAGGACAGGCGTTGCGTGCGGTAGGCAAAGTCGTCATCGAACCGGGCTGGAAACGCGCGCTGCCCGAAGCCCTTGCCCCCGCCAAGGGTCGGGAGGCCCCTGCTCCCCAAGCTTTGCCGATGCTGGTGCAAGGCCAGGACTGTGCGGTGGCCAAGGTCAACCTCAAGGACCTGTGGACCCAACCGCCCAAGCCATTTACCGAAGGCGACCTGATCAAGGCGATGAAAAACGTCGCCAAGCTGGTGCAAGACCCGCTGCTCAAGCAAAAGCTCAAGGACACCACCGGTATCGGCACCGAGGCCACCCGCGCCGGCATCATCCAGGGGTTGCTGGACCGTGGTTACCTGGTAAAAAACGGCAAGGCGCTGTCGGCCACCCCGGCCGCGTTCAGCCTGATCGATGCAGTACCCCGCGCCATCGCCGACCCCGGCACCACCGCCATCTGGGAGCAGGCGCTGGATATGGTGCAAAGCGGCGAAATGAGTCTGGAGGAGTTTGTCGCCAAACAAGCGGCGTGGATGAGCAAGCAGGTGGCTCGCTGCAATGGCATGCGCATGACCATTACCGCTTCCGCCAGCCCGGCAAGCAAAGGTGCGGCGGCGTGGAAAAACAAACGCAAGAGCGCGCCACGCAAGACGGCGGCCAGCCCCAAGCGGGCAAAAAAGCCGGCAAATGCCGGGTAA
- a CDS encoding CoA transferase subunit A: protein MAGFDKRVASYEEALAGLEDGMTVLSGGFGLCGIPENLINEIKRKGTRDLTVVSNNCGVDGFGLGVLLEEKQIRKVIASYVGENALFEKQLLSGEIEVVLTPQGTLAEKMRAGGAGIPAFFTATGVGTPVAEGKETREFNGRPYLMEESITGDFAIVKGWKADHFGNVIYRHTAQNFNPLAATAGKITVVEVEEIVEPGELDPAQIHTPGIYVDRIICGTFEKRIEQRTVRK, encoded by the coding sequence ATGGCAGGTTTCGATAAGCGCGTGGCGTCCTACGAAGAAGCGCTGGCAGGTCTGGAAGACGGCATGACCGTACTCTCCGGCGGTTTTGGCCTGTGTGGCATTCCGGAAAACCTCATCAATGAGATCAAGCGCAAAGGCACCCGTGACCTGACCGTGGTGTCCAACAACTGCGGCGTCGACGGTTTCGGCCTGGGTGTGCTGTTGGAAGAAAAGCAGATTCGCAAGGTGATCGCTTCCTACGTGGGCGAAAACGCCCTGTTCGAAAAGCAGTTGCTCAGCGGCGAAATCGAAGTGGTACTGACCCCCCAGGGCACCCTCGCGGAAAAAATGCGTGCAGGCGGCGCCGGCATCCCGGCCTTCTTCACCGCCACCGGGGTCGGTACTCCTGTCGCTGAAGGCAAGGAAACCCGCGAATTCAACGGCCGCCCCTACCTGATGGAAGAGTCCATCACCGGTGACTTCGCCATCGTCAAAGGCTGGAAAGCCGACCACTTCGGCAACGTCATCTATCGTCACACCGCCCAGAACTTCAACCCGCTGGCCGCCACCGCCGGCAAGATTACCGTGGTCGAAGTCGAGGAAATCGTCGAACCGGGCGAGCTGGACCCGGCGCAGATCCACACCCCTGGCATCTACGTCGACCGGATCATCTGCGGCACCTTCGAGAAGCGCATCGAACAGCGCACGGTCCGCAAATAA
- a CDS encoding GMC family oxidoreductase — protein MPIATAEYDYVIVGAGPAGCLLANRLSANPAHRVLLLEAGGRDNYAWIHIPVGYLFCIGNPRTDWCFKTQAQAGLQGRALSYPRGKVLGGCSSINGMIYMRGQARDYDGWAAQGNPGWAWNDVLPLFKHSENHFAGDSPFHSDGGEWRVEQQRLHWPILDAFRDAAEQSGIANISDFNQGDNEGCGYFQVNQKAGVRWNAAKAFLKPVRQRPNLTVLTDVEVERVVLENGRASQVIGRRHGQQLSWKACREIVLCAGAVGSPGILQRSGIGPAHVLKPLGIDVVRELPGVGGNLQDHLQLRLIYKLENARTLNQIAGTVWGKMGMGLRYLYDRSGPLSMAPSQLGAFARSGPEQTSANLQYHVQPLSLERFGEPLHAFPAFTASVCDLRPQSRGRIDIRSANPADAPLIQPNYLSHPEDLRVAADAIRLTRRIVAAPALSQFKPVEYLPGDALQTEEQLHEAAARIGTTIFHPVGTCRMGDDKDAVVDAQLRVHGVPGLRIADASIMPRITSGNTCSPTLMIAEKAAQLILSPHTRSLAPERELVHAI, from the coding sequence ATGCCCATTGCAACTGCTGAATACGATTACGTGATCGTCGGTGCCGGCCCCGCCGGCTGCTTGCTGGCCAATCGTCTGTCCGCCAACCCGGCCCACCGCGTCCTGCTGCTGGAAGCCGGTGGTCGCGATAACTACGCCTGGATTCATATTCCGGTCGGCTACCTGTTCTGCATCGGCAACCCACGCACCGACTGGTGCTTCAAGACCCAGGCCCAGGCCGGCCTGCAAGGTCGCGCCCTGAGCTACCCGCGCGGCAAGGTATTGGGCGGTTGCTCGTCCATCAACGGCATGATCTATATGCGCGGCCAGGCCCGGGACTATGACGGCTGGGCGGCGCAAGGCAACCCGGGCTGGGCCTGGAATGATGTATTGCCGCTGTTCAAGCACAGCGAAAACCATTTTGCCGGCGATTCGCCGTTCCACAGCGACGGCGGCGAATGGCGCGTCGAACAGCAGCGCCTGCACTGGCCCATTCTGGACGCGTTTCGCGACGCAGCCGAGCAAAGCGGCATCGCCAACATCAGCGATTTCAATCAGGGCGATAACGAAGGTTGCGGTTACTTCCAGGTCAACCAGAAGGCCGGAGTGCGCTGGAACGCGGCCAAGGCGTTTCTCAAACCGGTCCGTCAACGCCCGAACCTGACCGTATTGACCGACGTGGAGGTCGAGCGCGTGGTGCTGGAAAACGGCCGCGCGTCTCAGGTGATCGGGCGCCGGCACGGCCAGCAATTGAGCTGGAAAGCCTGCAGGGAAATCGTGCTGTGCGCCGGTGCGGTCGGCTCGCCAGGCATCCTGCAACGTTCGGGCATTGGTCCGGCCCATGTGCTCAAACCGCTGGGCATCGATGTGGTGCGTGAACTGCCGGGCGTCGGGGGCAACCTGCAGGACCACTTGCAACTGCGCCTGATCTACAAACTGGAAAACGCGCGCACCCTGAACCAGATCGCCGGCACCGTATGGGGCAAGATGGGCATGGGCCTGCGCTACCTGTATGACCGCAGCGGGCCGCTGTCGATGGCGCCCAGCCAGCTTGGCGCATTTGCCCGTTCCGGGCCGGAGCAGACCTCGGCCAACCTTCAATACCATGTGCAGCCGCTGTCGCTGGAGCGCTTTGGCGAACCGCTGCACGCGTTCCCTGCCTTCACCGCCTCGGTCTGTGACCTGCGCCCCCAGAGTCGCGGGCGAATCGATATCCGCTCGGCCAACCCGGCGGATGCACCGCTGATCCAGCCCAACTACCTCAGCCACCCGGAAGACCTGCGCGTGGCCGCCGACGCCATTCGCCTGACGCGGCGGATCGTGGCCGCGCCAGCCCTGAGCCAATTCAAGCCGGTTGAATACTTGCCCGGTGACGCGCTGCAAACCGAAGAACAGTTGCACGAAGCCGCAGCGCGTATCGGCACGACCATCTTCCATCCGGTGGGCACCTGCCGCATGGGCGATGACAAGGACGCGGTGGTCGACGCACAGCTGCGCGTGCATGGCGTGCCGGGCCTGCGCATCGCCGATGCCTCAATCATGCCGCGCATTACCTCGGGCAATACCTGCTCACCGACGCTGATGATCGCCGAGAAGGCCGCGCAGCTGATCCTTTCACCGCACACAAGGAGCCTCGCCCCGGAGAGAGAACTGGTTCACGCAATCTGA
- a CDS encoding CBS domain-containing protein: MKTVAELLKAKDQKNQDVHTIQWDHTVFEALVRMSEKNVGALPVVRDGAVVGIISERDYARKLILKGLSSVTTRVDDVMSSPVITVDTHKTVEACMNIMTDSHLRHLPVVEDGKLLGLLSIGDLVKEAIAEQAALIKQLEQYIRGE; encoded by the coding sequence ATGAAAACCGTCGCAGAATTGCTCAAAGCCAAGGACCAGAAGAACCAGGACGTCCACACCATCCAGTGGGACCACACCGTGTTCGAGGCGCTGGTGCGCATGTCCGAGAAAAACGTCGGGGCTTTGCCAGTGGTCAGGGACGGCGCAGTGGTGGGGATCATCAGCGAGCGCGATTACGCACGTAAACTCATCCTCAAAGGGCTGTCGTCGGTGACCACCCGCGTTGATGACGTAATGAGCTCGCCGGTCATCACCGTGGATACCCATAAAACGGTCGAGGCGTGCATGAACATCATGACCGACAGTCACCTGCGCCACCTTCCTGTGGTCGAAGACGGCAAACTGCTCGGCCTGTTGTCCATCGGCGACCTGGTCAAGGAAGCCATTGCTGAACAAGCCGCCCTGATCAAACAGCTGGAGCAGTACATCCGCGGCGAATAG
- a CDS encoding CoA transferase subunit B: MALTREQMAQRVAREMQDGFYVNLGIGIPTLVANYIPEGMEVMLQSENGLLGMGPFPTEDTIDADMINAGKQTVTARIGASIFSSAESFAMIRGGHVDLTVLGAFEVDVQGNIASWMIPGKLVKGMGGAMDLVAGAENIIVIMTHASKDGESKLLNQCSLPLTGAHCIKRVLTDLAYLEIENGAFILKERAPGVSVEEIVSKTAGKLIVPDHVPEMHFQ, from the coding sequence ATGGCGCTTACCCGCGAACAAATGGCTCAACGCGTCGCCCGCGAAATGCAGGACGGTTTCTACGTCAACCTCGGCATCGGTATTCCAACCCTGGTGGCCAACTACATTCCCGAAGGCATGGAAGTGATGCTGCAATCGGAAAATGGCCTGCTCGGCATGGGGCCGTTTCCGACTGAAGACACCATCGATGCCGACATGATCAACGCCGGCAAACAAACCGTCACCGCGCGCATCGGCGCCTCGATTTTCTCCTCCGCCGAGTCTTTCGCGATGATTCGCGGCGGCCATGTCGACCTCACCGTCCTCGGCGCCTTCGAAGTCGACGTACAGGGCAACATCGCCTCGTGGATGATCCCCGGCAAGCTGGTCAAGGGCATGGGCGGCGCCATGGACCTGGTGGCCGGCGCGGAAAACATCATCGTGATCATGACCCACGCATCCAAAGACGGTGAATCGAAATTGCTCAACCAGTGCAGCCTGCCCCTGACCGGCGCCCACTGCATCAAGCGCGTGCTGACGGACCTGGCCTACCTGGAAATCGAAAATGGCGCTTTTATCCTCAAGGAACGCGCACCTGGCGTCAGCGTTGAAGAGATTGTCAGCAAGACCGCCGGTAAACTGATCGTCCCGGACCATGTTCCAGAAATGCATTTCCAGTGA
- a CDS encoding MFS transporter — MSEHAQPLGSAMDASTGNDSKKVIFASSLGTVFEWYDFFLYGALAAVISKQFFAGVNDTTAFIFALMAFAAGFVVRPFGALVFGRLGDMIGRKYTFLVTIILMGVATFCVGLLPTYASIGIAAPIILIVLRMLQGLALGGEYGGAATYVAEHAPAGKRGLHTSWIQSTATLGLLLSLLVVLACRYFTGDQFEVWGWRIPFLFSIVLLGISTWIRMSLHESPAFLKMKEEGKASKAPIRDSFGKWENLKVVLIALFSINGGQAVTFYAAQFYVLFFLTQFLKMDPALANMLLIISVVIGAPFFILFGWLSDKVGRKPVLMLGLLLATVLYFPIFKGLAHYTNPAMDQASRQAPITVLADPATCTFQFDPVGKARFDSPCDKVKTFLVKQGLPYSSVAAPAGAPVQVSVGDVRIDGFDEAALRGAVTLAGYPSSADMAQVNKVMVVVLIVALILIAAMCYGPLAALMVELFPTRIRYTSMSLPYHIGNGWFGGFLPTVSFALVVYTGDIFYGLWYPVVVTGVSLIVGLFCLRETRNVDIDNN, encoded by the coding sequence ATGTCAGAACATGCTCAACCCCTGGGCTCGGCGATGGACGCGAGCACCGGCAACGACTCGAAGAAAGTCATTTTTGCTTCGTCCCTCGGGACGGTTTTCGAATGGTATGACTTCTTCCTCTACGGCGCCCTCGCGGCGGTGATCAGCAAGCAGTTCTTTGCCGGGGTCAACGACACCACGGCGTTTATCTTTGCGCTGATGGCATTCGCCGCAGGCTTCGTGGTGCGGCCGTTCGGCGCGCTGGTATTCGGCCGCCTGGGCGACATGATCGGGCGTAAATACACCTTCCTCGTCACCATCATTCTGATGGGCGTGGCCACCTTTTGCGTGGGCCTGCTGCCGACCTATGCCAGCATCGGCATCGCCGCACCGATCATTCTGATCGTGCTGCGCATGCTGCAAGGCCTGGCGCTGGGCGGTGAATACGGGGGCGCCGCCACGTATGTGGCCGAGCATGCGCCTGCCGGCAAACGTGGCTTGCACACCAGCTGGATTCAATCCACCGCCACCCTCGGCCTGTTGCTGTCATTGCTGGTAGTGCTGGCCTGCCGTTACTTCACCGGCGACCAGTTCGAGGTGTGGGGCTGGCGTATCCCGTTCCTGTTTTCCATTGTGTTGCTGGGCATCTCCACCTGGATCCGCATGAGCCTGCACGAATCGCCGGCATTCCTGAAAATGAAAGAGGAAGGCAAGGCCAGCAAGGCGCCGATCCGCGACTCGTTCGGTAAGTGGGAAAACCTCAAGGTCGTACTGATCGCACTGTTCAGCATCAACGGCGGGCAGGCGGTGACCTTTTATGCGGCGCAGTTTTATGTGCTGTTTTTCCTCACCCAGTTCCTGAAGATGGACCCGGCCCTGGCCAATATGTTGCTGATCATCAGCGTGGTGATTGGGGCGCCGTTCTTCATCCTGTTTGGCTGGCTGTCGGACAAGGTCGGGCGCAAGCCGGTGCTGATGCTTGGTCTGTTGCTGGCGACCGTGCTGTATTTTCCGATCTTCAAGGGCCTGGCGCACTACACCAACCCGGCGATGGACCAGGCCAGCCGCCAGGCACCGATTACCGTGCTGGCCGACCCGGCCACCTGCACTTTCCAATTCGACCCGGTGGGCAAGGCGCGCTTTGACAGCCCGTGCGACAAGGTCAAGACCTTCCTGGTCAAGCAAGGCCTGCCCTACAGCAGCGTCGCCGCCCCTGCCGGCGCGCCGGTGCAGGTCAGCGTGGGCGACGTGCGTATCGACGGCTTTGACGAAGCGGCACTGCGCGGCGCGGTGACCCTGGCCGGCTACCCGAGTTCGGCGGACATGGCCCAAGTCAACAAGGTGATGGTGGTGGTGCTGATCGTGGCACTGATCCTGATCGCAGCCATGTGCTACGGCCCCTTGGCGGCGCTGATGGTGGAGCTGTTTCCGACACGCATCCGCTACACCTCGATGTCGCTGCCCTACCATATCGGTAACGGCTGGTTCGGCGGGTTCCTGCCGACCGTGTCGTTCGCGCTGGTGGTGTATACCGGAGATATCTTCTATGGCTTGTGGTACCCGGTGGTGGTGACCGGGGTCAGTCTGATCGTCGGGCTGTTCTGCCTGAGGGAAACCCGAAATGTGGATATCGACAATAACTGA
- a CDS encoding LysR family transcriptional regulator, translating to MFDWNDLRFFLELQRSGRLLTAAQRLKTTHATVARHIEAIEKSLGTALFVQHAQGYELTPSGEALLKHAEAMENVALLAEDELTHSAAPLGKIRLGVAEGLGVMFLAGRMGGLFERYPGLEVELVAVPRFVSILNREAEISIHLERPSVDQLVTRKLTDYRLALYASRAYLARHAPIEKREDLAAHSWIDYVDDLLFSQELKFLSSFCRTPKVVFHSTSVIAQHQAARSGLGIAVLPCFMAAGDADLVPLLPAESIQRSYWISSRRELHKSVRLRVLWDYVVELCAREQGLLLGDH from the coding sequence ATGTTCGACTGGAATGACCTGCGGTTTTTTCTCGAGTTGCAGCGCAGCGGCCGCTTGCTCACCGCCGCGCAACGTTTGAAAACCACGCATGCCACGGTGGCGCGACATATCGAGGCCATCGAAAAAAGCCTCGGTACCGCGCTGTTCGTGCAGCACGCCCAGGGTTACGAACTGACGCCGTCCGGCGAAGCCCTGCTCAAACATGCCGAAGCCATGGAAAACGTGGCGCTGCTGGCCGAGGACGAACTCACCCACTCGGCGGCGCCCCTGGGCAAGATTCGTCTCGGTGTGGCGGAGGGCCTGGGGGTGATGTTCCTCGCCGGACGCATGGGCGGGCTGTTTGAACGTTACCCCGGCCTGGAAGTGGAATTGGTCGCGGTGCCGCGCTTTGTCAGCATCCTCAACCGCGAAGCGGAAATCAGCATTCACCTGGAACGCCCCAGCGTCGATCAGCTGGTCACCCGCAAACTCACCGATTACCGCCTGGCGCTGTACGCCAGCCGCGCATATCTTGCGCGTCATGCGCCGATTGAAAAGCGCGAAGACCTCGCGGCCCATTCGTGGATCGATTACGTCGACGACCTGCTGTTCAGCCAGGAACTGAAATTCCTCAGCAGCTTTTGTCGCACTCCCAAGGTGGTCTTCCACAGCACCAGCGTGATCGCCCAGCACCAGGCCGCACGGTCCGGCTTGGGAATCGCGGTATTGCCCTGTTTCATGGCGGCGGGCGATGCGGATTTGGTGCCATTGTTGCCGGCGGAGAGTATCCAGCGCAGTTATTGGATCAGCTCGCGGCGGGAGTTGCACAAGTCAGTGCGGTTGCGGGTGTTGTGGGACTATGTGGTGGAGTTGTGCGCGCGGGAGCAGGGTTTGTTACTCGGCGACCATTGA
- a CDS encoding LysR family transcriptional regulator: MTVKQMRAFLAVAQSLSFAAACERLHLSQSALSLTIKGLEEGLGGRLFSRNTRNVALTPEGESLLPLARRLIADWDNTEDELRQRFTLQRGRVTVAAMPSFAGNLLPPILKIFRARYPQVNVTVHDLINEQVLEMVRDRQVELGVAFEPSDGSSLAFTPLYLDRFIAVVPGDSPLAQWAEIDWKSLLEQPFITLQRPSTVRVMLEEHLGALQMSLPVALESHQLATVGKMVASGLGVSAVPALCARQMKEAGAQCITLTGPVIERPIGVLTKPGHELSAAAQVLFDIFKDEAGKGRFPTF; the protein is encoded by the coding sequence ATGACCGTTAAACAGATGCGTGCCTTCCTGGCCGTGGCCCAGAGCCTGAGTTTTGCCGCTGCGTGTGAGCGCCTGCACCTGTCCCAATCGGCCTTGAGCCTGACGATCAAAGGCCTGGAAGAAGGGTTGGGCGGGCGCCTGTTCAGCCGTAATACCCGCAATGTTGCGCTGACGCCTGAAGGCGAATCCCTGCTGCCGCTGGCGCGCCGATTGATTGCCGATTGGGACAACACCGAGGACGAACTGCGCCAACGCTTCACCCTGCAACGCGGGCGTGTGACGGTGGCGGCGATGCCGTCATTTGCTGGCAACCTGCTGCCACCGATCCTGAAGATATTCCGCGCACGTTACCCTCAAGTGAATGTGACGGTGCATGACCTGATCAATGAGCAAGTGCTGGAGATGGTGCGCGACCGCCAGGTGGAACTGGGCGTGGCGTTCGAACCATCCGACGGTTCGTCACTGGCGTTCACGCCGTTGTACCTGGACCGGTTTATCGCCGTGGTACCGGGCGATTCGCCTTTGGCGCAATGGGCTGAAATCGACTGGAAAAGCCTGCTGGAGCAACCCTTCATTACCCTTCAACGCCCATCGACGGTGCGGGTGATGCTCGAAGAGCATTTGGGCGCGCTGCAGATGAGCCTGCCAGTGGCGTTGGAAAGCCATCAATTGGCTACGGTGGGCAAGATGGTTGCCAGCGGCTTGGGGGTCAGTGCTGTACCTGCATTGTGCGCGCGGCAGATGAAGGAGGCGGGCGCCCAGTGCATCACCTTGACCGGCCCTGTGATCGAGCGGCCCATTGGCGTGCTGACCAAGCCTGGGCACGAACTGTCGGCAGCGGCGCAGGTGCTGTTCGATATATTTAAGGACGAAGCGGGGAAGGGGCGGTTTCCAACTTTCTGA
- a CDS encoding NAD-dependent protein deacetylase, which translates to MLDTLEHQADHLDTLHRAMAEKRFLVLTGAGISTSSGIPDYRDSDGVRRGRAPMMYQEFLATAQARRRYWARAMLGWPRVRLARPNKAHQALATLQQRQLISGLITQNVDTLHDQAGSHDVIELHGSLHRVLCLDCQQRSERDLIQRRMEIDNPHFAHVHAVQAPDGDTLLDPVFEEHFQVPCCPHCEGQRLKPDVVFFGENVAPATAAKAMAAVHDADGLLVVGSSLMAYSAFRLCKAMVEQGKPVIAINLGKTRGDELLQVKIEAQCEQLLPLLVERL; encoded by the coding sequence ATGCTCGACACCCTGGAACATCAAGCAGACCACCTTGACACGCTGCACCGGGCGATGGCCGAAAAGCGCTTCCTGGTGCTGACCGGTGCGGGCATCAGCACCTCCTCGGGCATCCCCGACTACCGTGACAGCGACGGAGTGCGCCGGGGCAGAGCGCCGATGATGTACCAAGAGTTCCTCGCCACGGCGCAAGCACGCCGTCGTTATTGGGCAAGGGCGATGCTGGGGTGGCCGCGGGTGCGCCTTGCCCGGCCCAACAAGGCACATCAAGCCCTGGCGACTTTGCAGCAACGCCAGCTCATCAGCGGCCTGATCACACAAAACGTCGACACACTGCACGACCAGGCCGGCAGCCATGATGTGATTGAGTTGCATGGCAGTTTGCACCGGGTGCTGTGCCTGGATTGCCAGCAGCGCAGCGAGCGCGACCTGATCCAGCGGCGGATGGAAATCGACAACCCGCACTTTGCGCACGTCCATGCGGTGCAGGCGCCTGACGGTGATACCTTGCTCGACCCTGTTTTCGAGGAGCACTTTCAAGTCCCATGCTGCCCCCATTGCGAGGGGCAACGGCTGAAACCGGACGTGGTGTTCTTTGGTGAAAACGTGGCGCCTGCTACCGCAGCCAAGGCCATGGCGGCCGTGCACGATGCCGATGGGCTACTGGTAGTGGGCTCATCGCTGATGGCCTATTCGGCGTTTCGCCTGTGCAAGGCAATGGTGGAACAAGGCAAGCCGGTGATTGCCATCAACCTGGGCAAGACCCGCGGGGATGAACTGCTGCAGGTAAAGATCGAAGCGCAGTGTGAGCAATTATTACCTCTGCTGGTCGAGCGGCTGTAG